One stretch of Aquimarina sp. Aq107 DNA includes these proteins:
- the priA gene encoding primosomal protein N': MTYFIDVILPIPLNKEFTYSVNENEAHFLKPGMRVAVQFGKSKVYAALVTSVHQKAPEVYEAKEIEHILDETPIVTTNQLKLWSWISQYYMCSKGEVMRAALPSAFLLESETIILRNDNNTIDESGLKDDEFLLYEALQHQSLLRIQEVMDIIGKKNVLPLIKRLLEKEIITVQEEIYEQYKPKLVRYVRLVSEYTHEKSLQSLLDSLTRAPKQRDVLMHLFMLQAKSDKSIKVSELVKASGSNASVIKSLINKNILEEYHQQTDRVQYESDVVAVTKELNTYQEQALKDIKEHFLEKDVCLFHGVTSSGKTEVYVKLIEEQLQNGKQVLYLLPEIALTTQLISRLQEYFGEKLTVYHSKYSVNERVEAWNNVKDSKSKAQIVIGARSSIFLPFTNLGLIIIDEEHESSFKQYDPAPRYHARDTAVVLSNMFKAKVVLGSATPALESYYNVEQGKYGLVELTRRYGNVLMPDINLVDLKTKYKRKEMTGHFSDTLLLAIQDALKEKEQVILFQNRRGYSPVVECNTCGHSPQCPNCDVSLTYHNFRNQLRCHYCGYHIAMLQKCLACDSHELTTKGFGTEQIENELKELFPEHNIGRMDQDTTRGKHGYEKIINKFEDGEIDILVGTQMLTKGLDFRNVTLVGIMNADNLLNFPDFRAHERSFQLMQQVAGRAGRTSKRGKVLIQTYNPFHQILQQVSVNDYSGMYKDQIEERYQYKYPPFYRIIKITGRHKDYNKVNEATLWLAKSLAMTFKENVLGPEFPPISRIRNQYNKNILIKIPHGQSLKKTKNFINKVQNSFKSIKEFSGVRIIINVDNY, translated from the coding sequence ATGACGTATTTTATAGATGTAATCCTACCTATTCCTCTTAATAAAGAGTTTACTTATAGTGTTAACGAAAATGAAGCACATTTTTTAAAGCCAGGAATGCGAGTTGCTGTACAATTTGGTAAGAGTAAAGTCTATGCGGCCTTAGTTACCAGCGTACATCAAAAGGCTCCTGAAGTATACGAAGCAAAGGAGATTGAGCATATTTTAGACGAAACTCCTATAGTAACAACAAATCAGTTAAAGCTTTGGTCATGGATTTCTCAATATTATATGTGCTCAAAAGGAGAGGTGATGCGAGCGGCACTACCTAGTGCTTTTTTATTAGAAAGCGAGACGATTATTCTCAGAAATGACAACAATACGATTGACGAAAGTGGATTAAAGGATGATGAATTTCTGTTATATGAAGCTTTACAACATCAAAGTTTACTTCGAATACAAGAAGTAATGGATATAATTGGAAAAAAAAATGTTCTTCCTTTAATTAAAAGATTGTTAGAAAAAGAGATTATTACCGTACAGGAAGAGATTTATGAGCAATATAAACCTAAGCTTGTAAGATATGTTAGACTAGTATCTGAATATACACATGAGAAAAGTTTACAATCATTATTGGATTCGTTAACTCGTGCTCCAAAACAACGGGATGTATTAATGCATCTATTTATGTTACAAGCTAAAAGTGATAAATCAATTAAAGTAAGTGAACTTGTAAAAGCTTCTGGTAGTAACGCATCAGTGATTAAGTCATTAATTAATAAAAATATATTAGAAGAATATCATCAGCAAACGGATAGAGTTCAATACGAGTCTGATGTAGTGGCTGTTACTAAAGAGCTAAATACTTATCAAGAACAAGCGTTAAAGGATATCAAGGAACATTTTTTAGAAAAAGATGTTTGTTTGTTTCATGGAGTCACATCTTCTGGAAAAACAGAAGTTTATGTAAAATTGATAGAAGAGCAGCTACAAAATGGAAAACAAGTTCTGTATTTATTACCCGAAATAGCATTAACGACTCAATTAATAAGTAGGTTGCAGGAATACTTCGGAGAAAAATTAACCGTATATCACTCTAAATATTCTGTAAATGAAAGGGTAGAGGCTTGGAATAATGTAAAAGATTCTAAATCTAAAGCCCAGATTGTTATAGGAGCGAGATCATCAATCTTTTTACCATTTACTAATTTAGGTTTGATTATAATAGATGAAGAACACGAGAGTTCATTTAAACAGTATGATCCAGCACCAAGATATCATGCTAGAGATACTGCAGTAGTGTTGTCTAATATGTTTAAAGCCAAAGTAGTTTTAGGTTCAGCAACTCCGGCATTAGAGTCGTATTATAATGTAGAACAAGGTAAATACGGTTTGGTGGAATTGACAAGACGTTATGGTAATGTTTTAATGCCAGATATAAACCTTGTAGATTTAAAAACAAAATATAAGAGAAAAGAAATGACGGGGCATTTTAGTGACACCTTGTTACTTGCTATTCAAGATGCACTTAAAGAAAAAGAACAAGTCATTTTATTTCAAAATAGAAGAGGATACTCTCCTGTTGTAGAATGTAATACCTGCGGTCATTCTCCTCAATGCCCTAATTGTGATGTGAGTTTAACATACCATAATTTTCGAAATCAATTACGATGTCATTATTGTGGATATCATATAGCAATGTTACAAAAATGCCTTGCGTGCGATAGTCATGAATTAACAACAAAAGGTTTTGGGACAGAGCAGATTGAAAATGAACTTAAAGAATTGTTTCCAGAACATAATATTGGCAGAATGGATCAGGATACAACCAGAGGTAAACACGGGTATGAAAAGATTATAAATAAGTTTGAAGATGGAGAGATTGATATTTTAGTTGGAACACAAATGCTTACTAAGGGGTTGGATTTTAGGAATGTAACATTAGTAGGTATTATGAATGCAGATAATCTTCTTAATTTCCCTGATTTTAGAGCCCATGAAAGAAGTTTTCAGTTGATGCAACAAGTTGCAGGGAGAGCAGGGAGAACGAGTAAGAGAGGGAAAGTATTAATTCAAACTTATAACCCGTTTCATCAAATCCTTCAACAGGTATCCGTTAATGATTATTCTGGTATGTATAAAGATCAAATAGAAGAACGCTATCAATATAAATATCCGCCTTTCTATAGAATTATTAAGATTACTGGGCGCCATAAAGATTATAATAAAGTAAATGAAGCTACTTTGTGGTTAGCGAAATCACTTGCGATGACTTTTAAAGAAAATGTATTAGGACCAGAATTCCCTCCAATTTCTAGAATCAGAAATCAATACAATAAGAATATCTTAATAAAAATACCTCACGGGCAATCTTTAAAAAAGACGAAAAATTTTATAAATAAAGTACAGAATTCTTTTAAAAGTATAAAAGAGTTTTCAGGTGTTAGAATTATAATTAATGTGGATAATTATTAA
- a CDS encoding LytTR family DNA-binding domain-containing protein — MQVEQSQLKCAVVDDSRLQRLAIVKLIDEHSSLELVAEWNNAIETKNGLLDTPVDLLFLDIEMPILTGFDLLDDLENKPHIIFVTGKTKYAFKAFDYDAIDYLRKPLKKDRFNAAVEKALSMSRLNSEQASIEDDDYIFVKSNLKKRKIFLSQLKYVEALGDYVKLIMEDGDPIVVLATMKSFEAELPSDRFLRIHKSYIVNLDKVERYNSRNIEIADEKIPLSRHKKHSLIEALSG, encoded by the coding sequence ATGCAAGTGGAACAATCTCAATTAAAATGTGCGGTAGTAGACGATTCACGTCTACAAAGACTGGCTATTGTTAAATTAATAGATGAACATTCTTCCCTAGAATTAGTGGCAGAATGGAACAATGCTATTGAGACAAAAAACGGATTATTAGATACTCCGGTTGACTTATTATTTTTAGATATTGAAATGCCAATCCTTACTGGTTTTGACCTTTTGGATGATCTAGAAAATAAACCTCATATCATTTTTGTTACTGGAAAAACGAAATATGCATTTAAAGCCTTTGATTACGATGCAATTGATTATTTAAGAAAACCTCTTAAAAAAGATCGATTTAATGCTGCAGTAGAAAAAGCGCTTAGTATGTCTCGTTTAAATTCTGAACAAGCATCTATTGAAGACGATGACTATATCTTTGTGAAAAGTAATCTAAAAAAGCGTAAAATATTTTTAAGTCAATTAAAGTATGTTGAAGCTTTAGGTGATTATGTAAAATTAATTATGGAAGATGGAGATCCAATAGTAGTATTAGCTACTATGAAATCCTTTGAAGCAGAACTTCCTAGTGATCGATTTTTAAGAATACATAAATCATATATTGTAAACCTAGACAAGGTAGAACGATATAACAGTCGCAATATAGAAATTGCCGACGAAAAAATACCTCTTAGTAGACATAAGAAACATTCTTTAATAGAAGCTTTAAGCGGATAA
- the rplI gene encoding 50S ribosomal protein L9: protein MELILKKDVENLGFADDVVEVKNGYGRNFLIPGGFAVLATPSAKKVLEETLKQRAFKEKKEIEDAEKIAKKIAGFEIKIAAKVGSGDKLFGSVSNADVSEALGKEGVELEKKFITVPGGTIKRLGQYEASVRLHRAVITPVAFEIVAQAK, encoded by the coding sequence ATGGAACTTATATTAAAGAAAGACGTTGAGAATCTAGGATTCGCAGACGATGTAGTAGAAGTGAAGAACGGTTATGGACGTAACTTTCTAATCCCTGGAGGTTTTGCTGTATTAGCAACTCCATCTGCTAAAAAAGTATTAGAAGAAACGTTAAAACAACGTGCTTTTAAAGAAAAGAAAGAAATCGAAGATGCTGAGAAAATAGCTAAGAAAATAGCTGGATTCGAAATCAAGATTGCTGCTAAAGTAGGATCTGGTGATAAGTTATTCGGTTCTGTTTCTAATGCAGATGTTTCTGAAGCATTAGGAAAAGAAGGTGTTGAACTTGAGAAAAAGTTTATCACTGTTCCAGGAGGAACTATTAAGCGTTTAGGTCAATATGAAGCTTCTGTTCGTTTACATAGAGCTGTAATTACACCGGTTGCTTTTGAAATAGTTGCTCAAGCAAAATAA
- the rpsR gene encoding 30S ribosomal protein S18, which produces MMSSIEQQAKGKKDGEIRYLTPLNIDTSKTKKYCRFKKSGIKYIDYKDPDFLMAFVNEQGKLLPRRLTGTSLKYQRKVSVAVKRARHLALMPYVGDLLK; this is translated from the coding sequence ATTATGTCATCTATAGAACAACAAGCTAAAGGAAAAAAAGATGGAGAGATTAGATATCTTACTCCATTAAATATAGATACTTCAAAAACTAAGAAGTACTGTCGTTTCAAAAAGTCAGGTATCAAGTATATCGATTATAAAGATCCTGATTTCTTAATGGCATTTGTAAACGAGCAAGGTAAATTATTGCCTCGTCGTCTTACTGGAACTTCTCTAAAATATCAACGTAAAGTGAGTGTTGCTGTAAAAAGAGCAAGACACTTAGCATTAATGCCATACGTTGGTGATTTATTAAAATAA
- the rpsF gene encoding 30S ribosomal protein S6, which yields MNHYETVFILNPVLSEEQIKETVKKYEDILVSNGAKMISKEDWGLKKLAYAIQHKKSGFYHLFEYTVPGEAINTVEVEFRRDERVMRYLTVRLDKHAIAWAEKRRNRNKQKA from the coding sequence ATGAATCATTATGAAACTGTTTTCATCTTGAATCCCGTTTTATCTGAAGAACAGATAAAGGAAACAGTTAAGAAATACGAAGACATTCTTGTTTCTAACGGTGCCAAGATGATATCCAAAGAAGACTGGGGACTTAAAAAGCTTGCTTACGCAATCCAGCACAAGAAAAGTGGTTTTTATCACTTATTTGAGTACACTGTACCAGGAGAGGCTATCAACACAGTAGAGGTTGAGTTCAGAAGAGACGAAAGAGTAATGCGTTACCTTACTGTTCGTTTAGATAAGCATGCAATTGCTTGGGCTGAGAAAAGAAGAAATAGAAACAAACAAAAAGCTTAA